A genomic region of Jeotgalibaca ciconiae contains the following coding sequences:
- the acpS gene encoding holo-ACP synthase — MIVGIGLDVTELDRITSAYQKRGTFAERVLTKEELVIFRRLTGIRQMEFLAGRYAAKEAFSKAYGTGIGKLSFQDIEVLPDEKGKPEVTQSPFEGNVWVSISHSSNTIIAQVILEK; from the coding sequence ATGATTGTAGGCATTGGATTGGATGTTACGGAGTTAGACCGAATTACCTCCGCATATCAAAAAAGAGGGACATTTGCGGAACGAGTTCTTACAAAAGAAGAGTTGGTAATTTTTAGACGGCTAACCGGTATACGTCAAATGGAATTTCTTGCCGGAAGGTATGCTGCAAAAGAAGCTTTCTCCAAAGCATATGGAACTGGAATTGGAAAACTATCTTTTCAAGACATTGAAGTACTTCCGGACGAAAAAGGGAAACCGGAAGTCACCCAGTCACCTTTTGAAGGAAATGTCTGGGTATCGATCTCTCATTCTTCCAATACAATCATCGCACAAGTAATTCTAGAAAAGTAA
- a CDS encoding ABC transporter ATP-binding protein: MTFLEIKNLKKVYRAKFATKGTEALSDVNFSVNKGEFISIMGESGSGKTTLLNILSTLDQPTEGEVYLDGQPLSKIKDKEISRFRRDTLGFVFQDFNLLDTFTLKDNIFLPLVLANTPVEEMENRILPISQNLGIEKQLNNYPYEVSGGQKQRAAVARALITNPKVILADEPTGALDSKASQTLLETFERVNEEGQTIVMVTHSARAASHSNRVLFIRDGIVYHEIYRGDLSTEAFMDKIAQSMLVVTNRGESNEG, encoded by the coding sequence ATGACATTTTTAGAAATTAAAAACTTAAAAAAAGTATATCGAGCAAAATTTGCAACAAAGGGAACCGAAGCACTGAGTGATGTGAATTTTTCCGTGAATAAAGGGGAATTCATCTCCATAATGGGGGAGTCGGGTTCAGGTAAAACAACACTATTAAATATTCTTTCCACATTGGATCAACCAACAGAAGGGGAAGTCTATCTAGATGGCCAACCTTTATCAAAAATAAAAGACAAAGAAATTTCGCGTTTTCGCCGGGATACTTTGGGATTTGTGTTTCAAGACTTTAATTTGTTAGACACATTTACTTTAAAAGATAATATATTTTTACCACTAGTATTGGCCAACACACCGGTGGAAGAAATGGAAAACCGGATTCTGCCGATTTCTCAAAATCTTGGCATCGAGAAGCAATTAAATAATTACCCTTACGAGGTTTCGGGCGGACAAAAGCAAAGAGCCGCTGTAGCTCGAGCATTGATTACCAATCCAAAAGTGATTCTGGCAGATGAGCCGACCGGAGCTTTGGACTCTAAAGCATCACAAACTTTATTGGAAACTTTTGAACGGGTAAATGAAGAAGGACAAACGATTGTGATGGTAACACATAGTGCTCGCGCAGCGAGTCATTCGAATCGTGTATTATTCATCCGTGATGGCATCGTTTACCATGAAATCTATCGCGGAGACTTATCAACGGAAGCATTTATGGATAAGATTGCTCAATCAATGTTGGTTGTAACTAATCGGGGTGAGAGCAATGAAGGGTAG
- a CDS encoding metallophosphoesterase: MIKKILGVFVLLLTGFFLYGLNEKKDAKQELQAVAPLVKEEEDLTIWMVTDIHYLAPDLFDDGEAFARMKATSAGKDLEHIPAIMEALVWEAAKEQPDLLIVSGDLTFNGEYQSMVELADFFRKIEENGTQVSVIPGNHDIHSGWARKFQGEEMEVVEQVTPEDFEGIFAEFGYDLAISKDPTSLSYVIEPKEGFPFLMIDTNIYSEMKSTKAPIAEGRINEETFTWLEEYFNMQGEPQETYLVGHHPLMNHSGREGGGLVLENSEEATEFFVEKGIQAGFAGHIHAQNISKTDHFKVPFYEIITGALSIFPNAIGEITLSNEELSYQRKTLDVEGWAEEVGNQAPELLAYSQTSHDFFKGDGEILALQMMFEEQWYEEIYEEDVMDFVGMMNVRYFSGEDYVEDESLLEELTNHAGYQIIQDNSETFLKRYTNQLLQDKNLDDLSIVIPHKQ, encoded by the coding sequence TTGATAAAAAAGATACTAGGAGTGTTCGTTCTATTGCTTACTGGCTTTTTTCTTTATGGTCTGAACGAGAAAAAAGATGCAAAACAAGAATTGCAGGCGGTTGCTCCTTTGGTTAAAGAGGAAGAAGATTTAACGATCTGGATGGTAACCGATATTCATTATCTCGCTCCCGATTTATTCGATGACGGGGAAGCATTTGCTAGAATGAAAGCAACATCAGCCGGTAAAGACTTGGAGCATATTCCAGCAATTATGGAGGCGCTGGTCTGGGAAGCAGCGAAAGAGCAACCCGATTTATTGATCGTCAGCGGTGATTTGACTTTTAATGGAGAATATCAAAGTATGGTGGAACTTGCAGACTTTTTCAGAAAGATTGAAGAGAACGGAACGCAAGTTAGTGTCATACCAGGGAATCATGACATTCATAGCGGCTGGGCACGCAAATTCCAAGGCGAAGAGATGGAAGTTGTCGAACAAGTGACACCAGAAGATTTCGAGGGAATTTTCGCTGAATTTGGTTATGACTTAGCCATCAGTAAAGATCCAACCTCACTCAGCTATGTAATCGAGCCGAAAGAAGGATTTCCTTTCCTCATGATTGATACCAACATCTATAGTGAGATGAAGAGTACCAAAGCTCCGATAGCGGAAGGCCGGATTAATGAAGAAACCTTTACGTGGTTGGAAGAATATTTCAACATGCAAGGAGAACCACAAGAGACTTACTTAGTCGGCCATCATCCTCTAATGAACCATAGCGGCAGAGAGGGAGGCGGTCTCGTCTTGGAAAATTCTGAAGAGGCAACAGAGTTTTTTGTAGAAAAGGGTATTCAAGCTGGCTTTGCGGGCCATATCCATGCACAAAATATTTCAAAGACGGATCATTTCAAAGTACCATTTTATGAAATAATCACCGGGGCGCTCTCTATTTTCCCCAATGCGATTGGCGAAATAACTTTATCTAATGAAGAATTATCTTATCAACGTAAGACTTTAGATGTGGAAGGCTGGGCAGAAGAAGTAGGAAATCAAGCACCAGAATTACTTGCCTATTCACAGACGAGTCACGATTTTTTCAAGGGTGACGGAGAAATTCTAGCTTTACAAATGATGTTTGAAGAGCAATGGTATGAAGAAATTTACGAAGAAGATGTCATGGATTTTGTTGGTATGATGAATGTACGTTACTTTTCAGGTGAAGATTATGTAGAGGATGAATCTTTATTAGAAGAGTTAACGAACCATGCAGGCTATCAAATCATTCAAGACAATAGCGAGACTTTTTTAAAAAGATATACGAATCAACTGCTGCAAGATAAAAACTTGGATGACTTAAGCATTGTGATTCCACATAAACAATAA
- a CDS encoding FtsX-like permease family protein: protein MKGSFFLKMAVKNIRANKQLYLPYMISSVLTVAMFSQMVALLTNEFVQERNPTLSTLFSLGAIVIGLFSFIFTMYTNSFLIKRRKKEIGLYGILGLEKKHVGRILFLETIIVGFGSILIGLLIGLLFGRLFFLLLNYLLQLPEVMSYTTSWEGMGMTVILFTVIFFVAYLYNISQVTFSNPIKLLKGEKEGEKEPKSNWFLLILGIGSLGYGYWISVTISDPLAAMIQFFLAVILVIIGTFCLFTAGSIFVLKAMKKNKQLYYQPRAFISISGMLYRMKQNATGLANISVLSCMVIIALATTTTIYVGTEDTLAMRFPAENNVTVYSFGDEVKVEQVQESVEDIINVINENTEEVAVENQKQYIYANLFGKMKEDYFEVGVDFDGGLTMPDTLLLISLDDYNQFTQSDDTLADNQVYIHHSANYQNETIKLSTLEFDTLILEKNMDMFPIEESISGSYLIVVPSKEVMQAILSAYQAEATDYLNGDVYGSIQWDTSGTEEEKARYSELISEKISNGDFVARYESRSAGRDEWYMLNGGFLFLGIFLGLLFTIGTVLITYYKQISEGYDDRERFQIMQKVGLDKDMIRSTSRSQVVWMFMLPLIVATVHTAFAYPIIHKLLMLFGIFSHTILISCIAGVVLSFSVIYWLIYRLTARIYFSIVE from the coding sequence ATGAAGGGTAGTTTCTTTTTGAAGATGGCTGTCAAAAATATTCGAGCAAATAAACAGTTGTATTTGCCTTATATGATTTCATCTGTTTTGACGGTCGCCATGTTTTCTCAAATGGTTGCCTTACTAACGAATGAGTTTGTACAAGAAAGAAATCCAACGCTTAGCACCTTGTTTTCTTTGGGAGCGATTGTCATCGGTTTGTTTTCTTTTATCTTTACTATGTATACGAATAGCTTTTTGATTAAAAGACGTAAAAAAGAAATCGGTCTTTATGGTATTTTAGGGTTGGAAAAGAAACATGTCGGCAGGATATTATTCCTAGAAACAATAATTGTGGGATTCGGTAGTATCCTTATTGGTTTGTTGATCGGTTTGTTGTTTGGCCGCTTATTCTTTTTGTTATTAAACTATTTGTTGCAATTACCGGAAGTAATGAGCTACACCACTTCATGGGAAGGAATGGGAATGACTGTCATTCTATTTACCGTGATCTTTTTTGTGGCATATTTATATAATATTAGCCAAGTAACGTTTTCTAATCCGATCAAGCTGTTAAAGGGCGAGAAAGAAGGAGAAAAGGAGCCGAAAAGTAATTGGTTTCTATTGATCCTAGGGATTGGCTCCTTGGGATATGGCTACTGGATTTCAGTTACAATTTCGGATCCATTAGCCGCGATGATTCAATTTTTCTTAGCCGTAATATTAGTTATTATCGGAACGTTCTGTTTGTTTACAGCAGGATCCATCTTTGTTCTGAAGGCAATGAAGAAAAATAAACAGCTGTACTATCAACCTCGCGCTTTCATATCGATATCGGGCATGCTATATCGTATGAAGCAAAATGCGACTGGCTTGGCGAATATCAGTGTCCTTTCTTGTATGGTGATTATTGCGCTTGCGACGACAACGACTATTTATGTAGGCACAGAAGATACTTTGGCTATGCGTTTTCCAGCTGAAAATAATGTAACAGTATATTCTTTTGGTGATGAAGTAAAAGTCGAGCAAGTACAAGAGAGCGTTGAAGACATAATAAATGTCATAAATGAAAATACAGAAGAAGTAGCAGTTGAAAACCAAAAGCAATACATTTATGCAAATTTATTTGGAAAGATGAAAGAAGATTATTTTGAGGTTGGGGTAGACTTCGATGGCGGCCTAACGATGCCAGACACTTTGCTTTTGATTTCCCTTGATGATTATAATCAATTTACACAGTCAGATGATACACTGGCTGATAATCAAGTTTATATTCACCATTCAGCGAACTATCAAAATGAAACGATCAAGCTTTCCACTTTAGAATTTGATACATTGATATTGGAAAAAAACATGGATATGTTTCCTATAGAGGAATCAATTAGCGGTTCATATTTGATTGTTGTTCCAAGTAAAGAAGTCATGCAAGCTATTCTCTCTGCTTATCAAGCAGAGGCAACGGATTACTTGAATGGAGATGTCTATGGATCGATTCAATGGGATACTTCAGGAACGGAAGAGGAAAAAGCTCGCTACAGCGAACTTATCTCTGAAAAAATTAGTAACGGAGACTTTGTCGCTCGGTACGAATCACGCAGTGCTGGACGTGACGAGTGGTATATGTTGAATGGCGGCTTTTTATTCTTGGGAATTTTCTTAGGATTGTTGTTTACAATCGGTACGGTATTGATCACCTATTATAAGCAAATTTCAGAAGGCTATGACGATCGAGAAAGATTCCAGATTATGCAGAAAGTTGGCTTGGATAAGGATATGATTCGCAGTACGAGCCGCAGCCAAGTAGTGTGGATGTTTATGCTGCCACTCATTGTAGCAACTGTTCATACAGCTTTTGCTTATCCAATTATCCATAAATTATTGATGTTATTTGGAATTTTTTCCCATACGATTTTAATCAGCTGTATAGCAGGAGTAGTCCTTTCTTTTAGTGTGATTTATTGGTTGATTTATCGATTGACTGCTCGTATTTACTTTTCAATCGTAGAATAA
- the alr gene encoding alanine racemase yields MVRGVHRPTVATIDLGAIKSNIKTIRSNIKEHKKLLAVVKADGYGHGAIPIANAAKEAGVDGFCVAILDEAIELRDSGFTEDFLLVMGVTELRDVALMADLNISATAASTEWLKDALPLLKLRKTTNPLRIHLAVDTGMGRIGLRTNEEILAFEEFCNEHEELHLEGIFTHFATADGEDDRQVERQYATFKEQVASLKQRPEIVHLANSAMTLWHEDFETDAVRVGIAMYGYNPSDKTIQLPYPLKPALTLETELSYVKQMHKGDTISYGARYRAYEGEWLATLPIGYADGWRRDLGGQTLLVEGHRCPVRGVICMDQCMISLPKEFPIGTKVTLLGENNGEINNPSDMAVEIGTIGYEILCGISGRVPRNYVDNE; encoded by the coding sequence ATGGTACGAGGTGTACACCGGCCAACTGTGGCAACGATAGATTTAGGTGCAATTAAATCAAATATCAAGACAATTCGTTCAAATATAAAAGAACATAAAAAGCTATTAGCAGTAGTAAAGGCAGACGGCTATGGACATGGTGCCATTCCAATTGCAAATGCTGCAAAAGAAGCAGGAGTCGATGGTTTTTGTGTGGCAATATTAGATGAAGCGATTGAACTGCGAGATAGTGGTTTTACAGAAGACTTTTTATTAGTAATGGGCGTTACTGAGCTTCGAGATGTTGCTTTAATGGCGGATCTGAACATCAGTGCAACTGCTGCTTCTACTGAGTGGTTAAAAGATGCATTACCATTGCTGAAGCTGCGAAAAACTACCAACCCTTTACGAATTCATTTAGCGGTGGATACTGGGATGGGCCGGATTGGTTTGCGTACAAACGAAGAAATATTGGCTTTCGAGGAGTTTTGCAATGAGCATGAAGAACTACATTTAGAAGGAATCTTTACTCACTTTGCGACTGCAGACGGGGAAGACGATCGACAAGTGGAACGTCAATATGCTACTTTTAAAGAACAAGTAGCGAGCTTGAAGCAACGACCTGAAATTGTACATTTGGCGAATTCAGCAATGACATTGTGGCATGAAGATTTTGAAACTGACGCTGTTCGAGTAGGCATTGCTATGTACGGTTACAATCCTTCCGATAAAACTATCCAGCTTCCTTATCCATTAAAACCAGCTCTTACATTAGAAACAGAGCTAAGTTATGTAAAACAGATGCACAAGGGAGATACTATCAGCTATGGAGCTCGATACCGCGCCTATGAAGGCGAATGGCTGGCAACACTGCCAATCGGTTATGCAGATGGCTGGAGGCGTGATCTAGGGGGACAGACGCTTCTTGTAGAAGGCCATCGTTGTCCAGTTCGCGGTGTAATCTGTATGGACCAATGCATGATTAGCTTGCCAAAAGAATTCCCGATCGGTACAAAAGTAACACTCTTAGGTGAAAATAATGGTGAAATAAATAATCCTTCTGATATGGCTGTTGAAATTGGTACGATTGGTTATGAGATTTTATGCGGCATCAGTGGTCGTGTTCCACGTAATTACGTGGATAACGAATAG
- a CDS encoding response regulator transcription factor — protein MLKIMIVEDDPTIASILAKELEKWNYKPYLVTDFQNILEQFQVEGPQLVLMDIQLPAFNGYHWCQEIRKVSQVPIIFISSRSENMDIVMAIQMGADDYIQKPFDLTVTLAKIQALLRRTYDFTEKDNYLRVGEVVLRAGESKLIYKEAEIDLTRNELRTLELLFQHKNDYVSREAIMVHLWEDESFIDDNTLAVTITRLRKKLKNMGLEQLIVTKKGLGYSVVEAEE, from the coding sequence GTGTTGAAAATTATGATTGTGGAAGATGATCCAACTATTGCGAGCATCCTAGCAAAGGAATTAGAGAAATGGAATTATAAGCCTTATCTGGTGACAGACTTCCAAAATATCCTGGAGCAGTTTCAAGTGGAAGGTCCTCAATTAGTCTTAATGGATATTCAACTGCCTGCTTTTAATGGCTATCATTGGTGCCAAGAAATACGTAAAGTATCGCAAGTACCGATTATTTTTATTTCCAGTCGTTCTGAAAATATGGATATTGTTATGGCTATTCAAATGGGAGCGGATGATTACATCCAAAAACCGTTCGATCTAACTGTGACTCTTGCGAAAATTCAAGCGTTATTGAGAAGAACCTATGATTTTACTGAAAAAGACAATTATTTGCGTGTGGGTGAAGTCGTTTTAAGAGCAGGTGAATCCAAATTGATTTATAAAGAAGCAGAAATTGATTTAACGCGCAATGAGCTTCGAACCTTGGAACTACTTTTTCAACATAAAAATGACTATGTATCTCGTGAAGCGATTATGGTGCATTTATGGGAAGATGAATCTTTTATTGATGATAATACCTTGGCAGTAACCATCACACGCTTGCGGAAAAAATTGAAGAACATGGGATTGGAACAGTTGATTGTTACAAAAAAAGGACTCGGATATTCTGTTGTGGAGGCTGAAGAGTGA
- a CDS encoding sensor histidine kinase: MVKIEWYKTINAFANHVKPQLFIYGISLFCFGIVAFLTRYPFSYMLYSSILLTAGFLVYLLWQWTKYLKRYQVLQSLQSFDIDVLKEIPFIQDPAELLYHEKLHSLRENIHFKTQENLNNKREQMDYFTLWLHQIKTPIAAMSLLNQQLPSSKEKRQMEQELLRIEDYTHMALNYLKLEGTNQELDLSEVELDGIIRKVIKKYAILFIYNGIKLDYEATNIKVITDGQWLEILLEQILSNALKYAPKGRICIYADVSKEATLIIEDNGVGIRAEDLPKIFEKGYSGLNGRLHEKSTGLGLFLTKKICQRLGHTIEIDSKVNEYTKVALHMEREDIFLYD, from the coding sequence ATGGTGAAAATAGAGTGGTACAAAACAATAAATGCCTTTGCCAATCATGTAAAGCCACAACTATTTATCTATGGAATATCTTTATTTTGTTTTGGCATTGTTGCTTTTTTGACACGCTATCCTTTTTCATACATGCTTTACAGCAGCATTTTGCTGACAGCTGGTTTTCTTGTATATTTACTATGGCAGTGGACAAAATATCTGAAACGATATCAGGTTCTTCAGTCATTGCAAAGTTTTGATATAGATGTTTTAAAAGAAATCCCCTTTATTCAGGATCCGGCAGAGTTGTTGTATCATGAAAAACTACACTCTTTACGAGAGAATATCCATTTCAAAACACAAGAAAACTTGAATAATAAAAGAGAACAAATGGATTACTTTACCTTATGGCTGCATCAAATAAAAACACCTATTGCAGCCATGAGCCTTTTAAACCAACAGCTTCCTTCTTCGAAAGAAAAGCGTCAAATGGAGCAAGAATTATTACGGATAGAAGATTATACCCATATGGCCCTCAACTATTTAAAACTAGAAGGAACAAACCAAGAACTGGACTTAAGCGAAGTAGAGCTGGATGGTATTATTCGGAAAGTAATCAAAAAATACGCTATTTTATTTATTTATAACGGGATTAAGCTGGATTATGAAGCTACGAACATCAAAGTTATTACTGATGGCCAATGGTTAGAAATTTTGTTGGAACAGATTTTATCGAATGCTTTAAAGTATGCTCCAAAGGGAAGGATTTGTATTTATGCGGATGTTTCAAAAGAAGCAACGTTGATCATTGAAGACAATGGTGTTGGGATTCGCGCCGAAGACCTGCCGAAGATTTTTGAAAAAGGATATTCAGGATTAAATGGACGCTTGCATGAAAAATCTACTGGGCTGGGTTTGTTTTTAACAAAAAAAATCTGTCAGCGTTTAGGGCATACCATCGAAATCGATTCAAAAGTGAATGAATATACAAAAGTAGCCCTTCATATGGAAAGGGAAGACATCTTTTTGTATGACTAA